Within Thermus sp. CCB_US3_UF1, the genomic segment GATCGGCGGCCACCCCCTGGTCTCCCAGGGCCCCAAGCCCACCCGGAAGGAAGCCCTTTTGTACTACCAGAAGGTGGCGGAGCGGGAGGGCCTAAACCTCCGCCCCTACACCGAGGTCCTGGCCATAGAGGGGCGGGAGGGGGCGTTTAGGGTGCGGGCCCGAAGCCGGAAGGGGGAGGAGGCCTACGCCGCCCGCTACGTGGTGGTGGCCACCGGTTACTTCGGCAACCCCAACCGCCTGGGGGTGCCCGGGGAAGGCTTGCCCCACGTTCTCCACCGCTACGAGGAGGCCGCCCCCTTCTTTGGCCAGAAGGTGGCGGTGGTAGGGGGAAGCAACTCCGCGGTGGAGGCGGCCTTGGACCTCTACCGGGGCGGGGCCCGGGTGACCCTGGTCCACCGGGGAGCGTGGGTGCGGCCGGGCGTCAAGTACTGGCTCCTCCCCGATCTGGAGAACCGGGTCAGGGAAGGGAGCATCCAAGCGGTGATGGAAGCCCGGGTGGAGGCCATCACCCCCGAGGGGCTTTGGCTGGTGCGCCCCGGGGGGCGCCTCTTTTTGGAGGCGGATTTCATCCTGGTCCTCATCGGCTACCGGGCGGAAGACCGCCTCCTTAAGGAGGCGGGGGTGGCCTACGAGGGGGAGAAACCCCGCCTGAGCCTCGAGGGGGAAACCTCCATCCCCGGGCTTTTTGCCATCGGCTCCTGCGCCTACGGCCCCGATACCCGCTCGGTCTTCATTGAAAACGGCCGGGAGCAGGCGGAAAAGGCCCTCCGGGCCATCGCCCGGAGGCTTGGCCTCTTGACACCGGGGGAGGCCCCTGGCTATGCTTAGCCCCAAGATGCGTTCCGTGCTCGCCCTATCCCTAGCCCTGGTCCTAATCGTAGGGCCGGCGGGGGGTAGGGTGTAGCGTCCATAGGCGCATCCACAAACCCCCCGGAAAATCCGGGGGGTTTCGGTTTAGGAGGGGGCGATGAAGGGAGCAGAGGCACTCTTAAAGGCGCTGGAGCGGGAAGGGGTGGAGGTCATCTTCGGCCACCCGGGCGGGGCCATCATGCCCACCTACGACGCCCTCTACGACAGCCCCATCCGCCACATCCTGGTGCGGCACGAACAAGGGGGGGTGCACGCAGCCACCGGCTACGCCCGGGCCTCGGGCCGGGTGGGGGTGGTGATGGCCACCAGCGGCCCCGGGGCCCTCAACCTGGTCACGGGGCTCGCCGACGCCTTCATGGACTCCACCCCGGTGGTGGCCATCACCGGGAACGTTCCCCGGGCCCTGATCGGCACCGACGCCTTCCAGGAGGCGGACGTCACCGGGGTGACCATGCCCATCACCAAGCACAACTACCTGGTGCAGGACGCAAACGACATCCCCCGGGTGGTCAAGGAGGCCTTCCACATCGCCGCCACCGGCAGGCCGGGGCCGGTCCTCATCGATATCCCCAAGGACGTGCAGCTGGCCGAGTTCACCGGCAGCTTTGAGGCGGAGCTGGACCTTCCCGGCTACAAGCCCACCACCAAGGGCCACCCCAAACAGGTGGAAAGGGCCTTGGAGGCCTTGGAGAAGGCGGAAAGGCCCATCCTCATGGTGGGGGGTGGGGCCCAGCACGCCCACGGGGAGCTCCTGGCCTTCGCCGAGAAGACGGGGCTTCCCGTGATCACCACCCTGATGGGCCTGGGGGCTTTCCCCGGGAACCACCCCCTTTGGCTGGGGATGCCGGGGATGCACGGCACCGTGGCCGCCAACCGGGCCATCCACCACGCGGACGTGATCCTGGCCATCGGCCTCCGCTTTGACGACCGGGTGACGGGGAAGGTGTCCCGCTTCGCCCCCCACGCCCACACCATCATCCACGTGGACATTGACCCCGCCGAGATCGGCAAGGTGGTGCGCACCCACATCCCCATCGTGGGGGATGCCCGCCTGGTCCTGAAGGAGATGCTGAAAGGGGCCAGGCCCCTGAAGCTTGCCACCTGGTGGCGGGAGCTGGAGGAGTGGCGCACCCGCCACCCCTTGCGCTGGAAGCCCAAGCCCCACCTGCAGAGCCAGGAGGTGATCCGGGCCTTCTTTGAGGCCACGGGGGGGCACGCCATCGTCACCACCGGGGTGGGGCAGCACCAGATGTTCGCCGCCCAGTTCTTCCCCGTGACCCGGCCCCGCAGCTTCCTCACCTCCGGGGGGCTTGGCACCATGGGGGTGGGGCTCCCCTTCGCCATTGGGGCCAAGGTGGCCCGGCCGGAGGAGCTGGTCTTGGACTTTGACGGGGACGGCTCCTTCCAGATGACCCTGCAGGAGCTGGCCACCCTGGTCAAGTACAAGCTGGACGTGAAGGTGGTGATCCTCAACAACGGCTACCTGGGCATGGTGCGGCAGTGGCAGGACCTCTTCCACGCCAAGCGCTACTCCGAGGTCTACCTGGCGGACTCCAACCCCGACTTTGCCCGCCTGGCCGAGGCCTACGGGATCCGGGGCATCCGGGTGGAGCGCAAGGAGGACCTGAGGAAGGGGGTGGAGGCGGTGCTCCACGCCGATGGCCCCGTGGTGGCGGAGTTCAAGGTCTACCACGAGGAGGGGGTCTTCCCCATGATCCCCGCCGGGGGGGCAGCGGAGGACATGATCCTGGAGAACCCCGCGGAGCGGGAGGAGGTGGAAGCGTGAGGCATGTGATCTCGGTGCTGGTGCAGGACCATCCCCGCGTTCTCAACCGCATTACCAGCCTCTTCGCCCGGAGGGGCTTCAACCTGGAAAGCCTGGCCGTGGGCACCACCCACCAGCCAGGGCTTTCCCGCATCAGCCTGGTGGTCTCCGGGGACGACCGCACCCTGGAGCAGGTGGAGAAGCAGCTCAACCGGCTCATTGAGGTGCTGAAGGTAACGGACCACTCCGAGCCCCACGTGGAGCGGGAGCTCTGCCTGGTCAAGGTCCACGTGGCCGGGGTGGAGGAGCGCCTGGCGGTGAAGGACATCCAGGAGGCCTTCCGGGCCCGGGTGGTGGACGTGGCCCAGAAGACCCTGATCCTGGAGCTCACCGGGGACTCGCGCAAGATCGATTCCTTCGTGGAGGCCCTGAGGCCTTACGGGATCCTCGAGGTCATGCGCACCGGCGCCGTGGCCATGAGCCGGGGCGAGAGGACCCTTAAGGTCAGGGAAAGGAGAGAGGTGGTATGAAGATCTACTACGAGCACGACGCGGACCTGGGGTTTCTCCTCGGCAAAAGGGTAGCGGTCTTGGGCTTCGGCTCCCAGGGGCACGCCCACGCCCTGAACCTGAAGGAGTCGGGGGTGGACGTGCGGGTGGGCCTGAGGCCGGGCTCCAAGGGCTTCGCCAAGGCGGAGGCCGCGGGGCTTAGGGTGCTGCCCGTGGCCGAGGCGGTTAGGGAGGCGGACATCGTCATGGTCCTCCTGCCCGACGAGGTGCAGGGGAGGGTCTACCGGGAGGAGATCGAGCCCCACCTGAAGGAGGGGGCGGCCCTGGCCTTCGCCCACGGTTTCAACATCCACTTCGGCCAGATCAAGCCCAGGCGGGACCTGGATGTCTGGATGGTGGCCCCCAAGGGGCCCGGCCACCTGGTGCGGAGCGAGTACCAGCGGGGAAGCGGCGTACCGGCCCTTTTGGCCGTCCACCAGGATGCCTCGGGGGCGGCCTTCCCCACGGCGTTGGCCTACGCCAAGGCCATCGGGGCGGCCCGGGCCGGGGTTATCCCCACCACCTTCAAGGACGAAACGGAAACCGACCTCTTCGGGGAGCAGGCGGTGCTCTGCGGCGGCCTTACCCGGCTCATCCAGGCAGGGTTTGAAACCCTGGTGGAGGCCGGTTATCCCCCGGAGATGGCCTACTTTGAGACCGTCCACGAGGTGAAGCTCATCGTGGACCTGATCTACGAGGCGGGCTTCGCCGGGATGCGCTACTCCATCTCCAACACCGCCGAGTACGGGGACTATACCCGGGGGGAGGTGGCGGTGCCCGTGGAGGAGACCAAGCGCCGCATGCGGGAGATCCTGCGCCAGATCCAGACCGGGGAGTTTGCCCGGGAGTGGATGCTGGAAAACCAGGTGGGAAGCCCGGTCCTCGAGGCCAACCGCAGGCGCTGGAAGGAGCACCCCCTGGAGGAGGTGGGGGCGAGGCTTCGGGCTATGATGCCCTTCCTGAAAGCCAAGGTATTGCAGGAGGTTGGCTAAGGCTAGGCCCCCCAAAGGGGGGCCTTTGGCGGTTTTAGGAGGGAAAAACATGGAGCGGCACATCCGGATCTTCGATACCACCTTGCGGGATGGCGAGCAGAGCCCTGGGGTAGCGCTTTCCCTGGACCAGAAGCTGGAGATCGCCCACGCCCTGGCCCGGCTCAACGTGGACATCATTGAGGCGGGCTTCCCCGTATCCGGGCCCTTGGAGTTTGAGGCCGTGCGCCGCATCGCCGCCGAGGTCAAGGGCCCGGTTATCGCCGCTTTGGCCCGCACCCA encodes:
- the ilvB gene encoding biosynthetic-type acetolactate synthase large subunit encodes the protein MKGAEALLKALEREGVEVIFGHPGGAIMPTYDALYDSPIRHILVRHEQGGVHAATGYARASGRVGVVMATSGPGALNLVTGLADAFMDSTPVVAITGNVPRALIGTDAFQEADVTGVTMPITKHNYLVQDANDIPRVVKEAFHIAATGRPGPVLIDIPKDVQLAEFTGSFEAELDLPGYKPTTKGHPKQVERALEALEKAERPILMVGGGAQHAHGELLAFAEKTGLPVITTLMGLGAFPGNHPLWLGMPGMHGTVAANRAIHHADVILAIGLRFDDRVTGKVSRFAPHAHTIIHVDIDPAEIGKVVRTHIPIVGDARLVLKEMLKGARPLKLATWWRELEEWRTRHPLRWKPKPHLQSQEVIRAFFEATGGHAIVTTGVGQHQMFAAQFFPVTRPRSFLTSGGLGTMGVGLPFAIGAKVARPEELVLDFDGDGSFQMTLQELATLVKYKLDVKVVILNNGYLGMVRQWQDLFHAKRYSEVYLADSNPDFARLAEAYGIRGIRVERKEDLRKGVEAVLHADGPVVAEFKVYHEEGVFPMIPAGGAAEDMILENPAEREEVEA
- the ilvN gene encoding acetolactate synthase small subunit yields the protein MRHVISVLVQDHPRVLNRITSLFARRGFNLESLAVGTTHQPGLSRISLVVSGDDRTLEQVEKQLNRLIEVLKVTDHSEPHVERELCLVKVHVAGVEERLAVKDIQEAFRARVVDVAQKTLILELTGDSRKIDSFVEALRPYGILEVMRTGAVAMSRGERTLKVRERREVV
- the ilvC gene encoding ketol-acid reductoisomerase, which produces MKIYYEHDADLGFLLGKRVAVLGFGSQGHAHALNLKESGVDVRVGLRPGSKGFAKAEAAGLRVLPVAEAVREADIVMVLLPDEVQGRVYREEIEPHLKEGAALAFAHGFNIHFGQIKPRRDLDVWMVAPKGPGHLVRSEYQRGSGVPALLAVHQDASGAAFPTALAYAKAIGAARAGVIPTTFKDETETDLFGEQAVLCGGLTRLIQAGFETLVEAGYPPEMAYFETVHEVKLIVDLIYEAGFAGMRYSISNTAEYGDYTRGEVAVPVEETKRRMREILRQIQTGEFAREWMLENQVGSPVLEANRRRWKEHPLEEVGARLRAMMPFLKAKVLQEVG
- a CDS encoding YpdA family putative bacillithiol disulfide reductase, with product MVDVLVVGAGPVGLAAALWAKRLGLGHLVLERGTVAETLYRFPRDMVFFSEGKNLEIGGHPLVSQGPKPTRKEALLYYQKVAEREGLNLRPYTEVLAIEGREGAFRVRARSRKGEEAYAARYVVVATGYFGNPNRLGVPGEGLPHVLHRYEEAAPFFGQKVAVVGGSNSAVEAALDLYRGGARVTLVHRGAWVRPGVKYWLLPDLENRVREGSIQAVMEARVEAITPEGLWLVRPGGRLFLEADFILVLIGYRAEDRLLKEAGVAYEGEKPRLSLEGETSIPGLFAIGSCAYGPDTRSVFIENGREQAEKALRAIARRLGLLTPGEAPGYA